Proteins from one Shewanella pealeana ATCC 700345 genomic window:
- the rplI gene encoding 50S ribosomal protein L9 has protein sequence MNVILLDKIANLGNLGDQVSVKAGYARNFLLPQGKAVVANTANTEVFEARRADLEAKLAADLAAATQRAEKISALESVVIASKAGDEGKLFGSIGNRDIADAVTAAGVELAKSEVRLPLGAIRTTGEFEVEVQVHTEVKAIVKLSVVAEA, from the coding sequence ATGAACGTTATTTTACTTGATAAAATCGCTAACCTAGGCAACTTGGGTGACCAAGTTTCTGTAAAAGCTGGTTACGCACGTAACTTCCTTTTACCACAAGGTAAAGCTGTTGTTGCTAACACTGCTAACACTGAAGTTTTTGAAGCACGTCGTGCTGATCTAGAAGCTAAGTTAGCTGCTGACCTAGCTGCTGCAACTCAACGCGCTGAGAAAATCTCTGCACTTGAGTCTGTTGTTATCGCTTCTAAAGCTGGTGACGAAGGCAAGCTATTCGGTTCAATTGGCAACCGTGATATCGCTGATGCAGTTACAGCTGCTGGTGTTGAACTAGCTAAGAGCGAAGTTCGTCTTCCACTAGGTGCTATCCGCACTACTGGTGAATTCGAAGTTGAAGTTCAAGTTCACACTGAAGTTAAAGCAATCGTTAAACTTTCTGTTGTTGCAGAAGCTTAA
- a CDS encoding DUF481 domain-containing protein, whose protein sequence is MLKTVFIVFGLLCSPAAFALVPPDYQEPPSDLTAEIEAGFQLNTGNTESSSFNGRTKLVYDTTQTRQEGTVKAYFAADNEKTTAEKYDLQLQSNYKISGGYFFGRGDFTWDQFGSYTRISTVSGGYGFDAVSTSKTNLSLEIGPGYRYNLPIATDDAPIPEANKDLILRTAAKFEMKLQEYTSLNADLTAETGEDNNTLTLDMSYKNTLFQDWAFKIGVNVKYTEVVPEGSKQTDTITTFNLLYTFQ, encoded by the coding sequence ATGCTAAAAACTGTCTTCATTGTATTTGGTCTTTTGTGCTCCCCCGCTGCCTTCGCACTAGTGCCGCCTGATTATCAAGAGCCTCCGAGCGATCTTACCGCCGAAATTGAAGCGGGTTTTCAGCTAAATACAGGTAATACTGAGTCTAGTAGCTTCAACGGTAGAACCAAACTCGTTTACGACACCACTCAGACAAGGCAGGAAGGAACGGTTAAAGCCTACTTTGCTGCCGATAATGAGAAAACGACGGCAGAGAAGTATGACCTACAACTTCAGTCAAACTATAAGATTAGTGGTGGCTACTTTTTTGGTCGAGGTGACTTCACTTGGGATCAATTTGGTAGTTATACGCGTATATCAACGGTTTCAGGCGGTTATGGTTTCGATGCTGTTAGCACCTCAAAGACTAACCTCAGTTTAGAAATTGGTCCGGGTTATCGATATAACCTGCCGATTGCCACTGACGATGCCCCGATTCCCGAAGCCAATAAAGACCTTATTTTACGTACAGCGGCAAAATTTGAGATGAAGCTGCAGGAATACACCAGCCTTAATGCGGATCTCACCGCCGAAACGGGTGAAGACAACAATACACTGACGCTGGATATGAGCTACAAAAATACCCTGTTCCAAGACTGGGCATTTAAAATAGGCGTCAACGTGAAATACACCGAAGTGGTACCAGAAGGCTCGAAGCAAACCGATACTATAACCACCTTCAACTTGCTCTATACCTTTCAATAA
- a CDS encoding prolyl oligopeptidase family serine peptidase, with product MRNQILSLCVLGAIAAVPAHAEDDNYLWLEDVEGAKPMEWVKQQNAISAKEIKAFEGFDNLVSNSLAILNDKERIPYASRIGDYLYNFWKDENHVRGIYRRTTMEEYKKTSPKWETVLDIDKLGKDEGVNWVYKGFNCRYPENDRCFVSLSRGGADATEVREFDLNTLSFVGEKQQAFFLEEAKSSLSWINKNNVFVGTDFGDDSMTDSGYPKVVKLWERGTKLSEATTVFSGDKASVAVSGYVLFDGDNSLELVSEALTFYTAEHYVYRDGKLTLLPLPKDAELKGYFNGQLYIELKSDLKTGSESFKQGSIIYAPVETLIEQKPQFNVLVEPSETASISQVKFTKSAIFVTWLDNVKGKLVRYSQAKNGQWKSMQAPFDANGTISVFDVERDSDDFFVNYTSFLEPSSLYSFNAVTMKAEKIKGMKQQFAASKFETKQYFATSKDGTQVPYFVVMAKDLKRDGKNPTLLYGYGGFEVSLRPSYSATIGKNWLEQGGVYVLANIRGGGEYGPAWHQAALKQNRHKAYEDFEAIAEDLIAKKITSSEHLGIQGGSNGGLLMGAAFTRKPELYSAVVCQVPLLDMKRYNKLLAGASWMGEYGDPDIPAQWDYIKTFSPYHNLKANTAYPKVFFTTSTRDDRVHPAHARKMVAKMEGMGIDVLYYENIEGGHAGAADNNQAAELKSMVYAYLMQQLR from the coding sequence ATGCGAAATCAAATTTTATCTTTGTGCGTACTGGGTGCAATTGCTGCCGTACCCGCTCACGCAGAGGATGATAACTACCTCTGGCTAGAAGATGTTGAAGGCGCAAAGCCGATGGAATGGGTGAAACAGCAAAATGCTATTTCGGCCAAAGAGATTAAGGCATTCGAAGGCTTCGATAACTTAGTGAGTAATAGCCTGGCCATCCTAAACGACAAAGAGCGCATCCCATACGCCAGTCGTATTGGCGATTACCTATATAACTTCTGGAAAGACGAGAACCACGTTAGAGGGATCTACCGCAGAACTACCATGGAGGAGTATAAGAAGACTTCGCCTAAATGGGAAACGGTACTCGATATCGACAAGCTAGGCAAAGATGAGGGGGTTAACTGGGTCTATAAGGGCTTTAACTGTCGTTACCCTGAAAATGATCGTTGCTTTGTCTCTCTTTCACGTGGGGGCGCCGATGCAACTGAGGTGCGAGAGTTTGATCTCAATACGCTCTCCTTTGTGGGGGAAAAACAACAAGCATTCTTTCTCGAAGAAGCTAAGTCGAGCCTGAGCTGGATTAATAAGAATAACGTCTTTGTTGGCACCGACTTTGGTGACGATAGCATGACGGATTCTGGTTACCCTAAGGTGGTTAAGCTTTGGGAGCGTGGTACTAAGCTTTCTGAAGCAACAACGGTTTTCAGTGGTGATAAAGCGTCGGTAGCGGTATCAGGCTATGTACTGTTTGACGGCGATAATTCCTTGGAGCTAGTGTCAGAGGCGTTGACCTTCTATACCGCCGAGCATTATGTTTACCGCGATGGAAAACTCACCTTATTGCCTCTACCAAAAGATGCTGAACTTAAAGGCTATTTTAACGGCCAGCTGTATATCGAGCTAAAAAGCGATCTTAAAACAGGGAGCGAGAGCTTCAAGCAAGGTAGCATTATCTATGCTCCGGTAGAGACGCTTATTGAGCAGAAGCCACAATTTAACGTGTTAGTGGAGCCATCGGAAACCGCTTCTATCTCACAAGTTAAATTTACCAAGAGTGCGATTTTCGTTACTTGGTTAGATAACGTCAAAGGCAAATTGGTACGTTACTCTCAAGCAAAAAACGGTCAGTGGAAAAGCATGCAAGCGCCGTTCGATGCTAATGGCACCATTAGCGTGTTTGATGTCGAGCGTGATAGTGATGACTTCTTCGTTAACTATACTAGCTTCTTAGAGCCTTCAAGTTTATATAGCTTTAATGCTGTGACCATGAAAGCCGAAAAGATTAAGGGCATGAAACAGCAGTTCGCTGCCTCAAAGTTTGAAACTAAACAATATTTCGCTACCTCAAAAGATGGTACTCAGGTGCCCTATTTTGTGGTGATGGCGAAAGATCTTAAACGTGATGGCAAAAATCCGACTCTGCTTTATGGATATGGTGGTTTTGAAGTTTCTCTGCGTCCCTCTTATTCGGCAACAATCGGTAAAAATTGGTTGGAGCAAGGCGGTGTTTATGTGCTAGCCAACATTCGTGGTGGAGGCGAATATGGCCCAGCTTGGCATCAAGCGGCTCTGAAACAGAATCGTCATAAAGCCTATGAAGATTTTGAGGCAATTGCAGAGGACTTGATAGCTAAGAAGATTACCTCGAGTGAGCATCTAGGGATCCAAGGTGGCAGTAATGGTGGCTTGCTGATGGGGGCTGCATTTACTCGTAAACCTGAGCTTTATAGTGCAGTTGTATGCCAGGTACCGTTACTGGATATGAAGCGCTACAACAAGCTGTTGGCTGGAGCGAGCTGGATGGGGGAGTACGGCGATCCGGATATTCCTGCCCAGTGGGATTATATTAAGACATTTTCGCCTTACCATAACCTAAAGGCGAATACAGCTTACCCGAAGGTGTTTTTCACCACCTCAACCCGTGATGACAGGGTTCATCCCGCTCATGCTCGCAAGATGGTGGCTAAGATGGAAGGCATGGGCATTGATGTCTTGTATTATGAGAATATCGAAGGGGGTCACGCTGGCGCTGCTGATAATAATCAGGCGGCGGAGCTAAAGTCGATGGTATACGCTTATCTTATGCAACAACTAAGGTAA
- the rpsF gene encoding 30S ribosomal protein S6: MRHYEIVFLVHPDQSEQVPGMIERYTGILTQAGGQIHRLEDWGRRQLAYPIIELHKAHYVLMNVETTAEAVEELETAFRFNDAVLRSMVMRTKAAITEASPMAKAKDERDTRRSSEERAPRAEATEEAEESAENTAE; this comes from the coding sequence ATGCGTCATTATGAAATCGTATTTTTAGTTCACCCTGATCAGAGTGAACAAGTGCCAGGTATGATCGAACGTTACACGGGTATTCTTACCCAAGCTGGCGGTCAAATCCACCGTTTAGAAGACTGGGGCCGTCGTCAATTGGCTTACCCAATCATCGAATTGCATAAAGCTCACTATGTTCTTATGAACGTAGAGACTACTGCAGAAGCGGTTGAAGAACTTGAAACAGCTTTCCGTTTCAACGACGCTGTTTTGCGTAGCATGGTTATGCGTACTAAAGCTGCCATCACTGAAGCATCTCCAATGGCTAAAGCTAAAGACGAGCGCGACACACGTCGTTCATCTGAAGAGCGTGCACCTCGTGCAGAAGCTACTGAAGAAGCTGAAGAAAGCGCTGAAAACACTGCTGAGTAA
- the priB gene encoding primosomal replication protein N, whose amino-acid sequence MTTNNLVLAGTITRSRQFDSPAGIAHTVVMLEHKSQRYEAGMLRNVYCQIQVVLSGERFNGVAKNLTAGVEIQVEGFINLQQSRNGQNRLVLHAENVELKT is encoded by the coding sequence GTGACCACAAACAATTTGGTATTAGCGGGAACCATTACGCGTTCTAGGCAGTTTGATAGTCCAGCAGGCATTGCCCATACGGTAGTGATGTTGGAACACAAATCGCAGCGTTACGAAGCAGGAATGTTACGCAACGTTTATTGCCAAATCCAAGTTGTATTAAGTGGTGAACGCTTTAATGGCGTTGCAAAAAACTTAACAGCCGGCGTTGAAATACAAGTCGAGGGCTTCATTAATCTGCAACAGAGCAGAAATGGTCAAAATCGCTTGGTTTTACACGCTGAAAATGTCGAATTGAAAACTTAG
- the rpsR gene encoding 30S ribosomal protein S18, whose amino-acid sequence MARYFRRRKFCRFTAEGVTEIDYKDIVTLKNYITESGKIVPSRITGTNAKYQRQLARAIKRARYLSLLPYTDLHQ is encoded by the coding sequence ATGGCACGTTATTTCCGTCGTCGCAAGTTCTGCCGTTTCACTGCAGAAGGCGTTACCGAGATCGATTACAAAGATATCGTAACTTTGAAGAACTACATCACTGAAAGTGGTAAAATTGTTCCTAGTCGTATCACTGGTACAAATGCTAAATATCAACGTCAACTAGCTCGCGCTATCAAGCGTGCTCGTTATCTTTCTCTACTGCCGTACACTGATTTACATCAGTAA